The Camelina sativa cultivar DH55 chromosome 14, Cs, whole genome shotgun sequence genome includes a window with the following:
- the LOC104744046 gene encoding putative F-box/kelch-repeat protein At1g20940, which translates to MGDPHFDSSFAINGLPLDLLNEILLKLEPKTLAMMRCTNKYFQSYLSDPAENCILWARARARPSFFDISMTCVGFAVNRNRTTMTFKIVCILEMETMETVYGFEISDGDSWRLSETTITDRSNSFLLGMKPVYLDGTLHWLRNDGSIVAFNPETEQARFIPLIFHRGDPETEQARPKMLIAEDSKKNSLTLLSGTKENIAVYTLLGDSKWALAKQIKNMPIDEREDAFWDLVAYDGKCLVVRDIKMDNFEKVVYVCDIEANSWRVLGSARVCKHVSHQYLYKITPSLFFVEEDKQHKVVVASNDKQISYLNDIMELIDITKY; encoded by the exons ATGGGAGATCCTCACTTTGATTCATCTTTTGCCATCAATGGTTTACCTTTGGATCTCCTAAACGAGATTCTCCTCAAATTAGAACCCAAAACTCTCGCCATGATGCGATGCACGAATAAGTATTTCCAATCGTATCTATCTGACCCCGCCGAGAACTGCATTTTATGGGCTAGAGCTAGAGCTAGACCTAGTTTCTTTGACATTTCCAT GACGTGTGTCGGTTTCGCGGTAAATcgaaatcgaaccaccatgacATTCAAGATTGTCTGCATACTCGAGATGGAAACAATGGAAACAGTGTACGGATTCGAGATCAGCGACGGAGACTCATGGAGATTATCGGAAACAACCATCACCGATAGATCAAACAGTTTTCTCTTGGGAATGAAACCCGTTTACTTGGACGGCACTCTTCACTGGTTGAGAAATGACGGGAGCATCGTAGCTTTTAATCCCGAGACAGAGCAAGCACGCTTCATTCCTCTCATATTCCATCGTGGAGATCCCGAGACAGAGCAAGCACGCCCGAAGATGCTTATCGCGGAAGACAGTAAGAAAAATAGCTTGACCTTGTTATCAGGGACGAAAGAAAATATCGCGGTTTACACACTACTCGGGGATTCAAAGTGGGCTCTCGCCAAGCAGATCAAGAACATGCCTATCGACGAAAGAGAGGATGCCTTCTGGGACTTGGTTGCGTACGATGGCAAGTGTCTTGTGGTGAGAGATATAAAGATGGATAATTTCGAAAAAGTGGTTTATGTGTGCGACATTGAAGCTAACAGCTGGAGAGTTTTGGGGTCAGCTCGCGTATGTAAGCACGTTAGCCACCAATACTTGTATAAGATTACGccctctttgttctttgtcgaAGAGGATAAGCAACATAAGGTGGTTGTAGCATCTAATGACAAACAGATCTCCTATCTAAATGATATTATGGAACTCATTGATATAACCAAGTACTAA